A region of the Acinetobacter defluvii genome:
TTAAAAGATTAAGTGAAAAAAGACCGCCAAGTGCGGTCTTTTTTCATATAGATGAAACACCTATAAATTATTCAAACAACATTTTTAATGGGGATCACAATGAAAAAAGTTGTATTCATCAGTCTCAGCCTAGCACTTTGTTCTAATCTTGCTTTTGCAAATGAAAACACGCCACTAACCACGCAGTCATCACTGTGTTTATTTAATGGCACACCCTCAGTAGAATTTAAAACAATTAAAAAAATTAAAGTCGGCAAAGGTACTTATGGAGGTTTTACTGACTTATATCCACGTTTACATGAAGTCGCTGATAAATATCAAGCCAACGCTGTGATTAACTATACAGTAAGCCAACGTTTTGGCTTTTGGCCTTGGCGAATTGTACGTCCTGTCGGGATGGGAACAATGGTGAAAATTAATACTGCATTTGATTGTAAAGCACTAGGCGGAACAGCAATTTAATGTTCTAGTACCCCCCTATGCTTTACTTTTAGCTAGACACCCACACCCATAAACGACCAATTAATAACCTTCATTAAGGTCAGTGATGCTGACCTTAATGATCACTATAATTAAGCTACATCTTTTTGCAATCTTCGTTCATGTAATGCCAGCAAGTATGCATCTAATATTTGAACCTGTTCAGTATCAAATTCTAAATATAATTTTGTTCTACGTTTTAAAATATCTTCACTACTGATCGCCCATTCATGCTCAACCAAATAATCCACTTCTTGCGCATATAAACCATAACCAAAATCTTGCCCTAACGCTTGAACATGGCTGATATTTTCCAATATTTTCCAAATACGAGTGCCATAAGCATGCGCCCAACGCACTGCCGTTTCAAGTTGGACAGCTTTAATTCTGACTAAAATTTGTTCTACTAAGGCATCTACTGAATGTAAATTTTCAGCACCAGGCAATACCGCTTTTTCAGTCCATTTTTTACCGACATCCTTAAAAAATGGTTGAATTTTTTCTAGAGCTGACTCAGCCAACTTACGATAAGTGGTAATTTTCCCACCAAAAACGGATAATAAAGGTGCTTGATCAACATCATGATTCAGCGTCAAAGTATAATCTCGTGTGACTGTAGAGGCTTGATCAGAATCATCATTACAAAGTGCTCGCACACCTGAAAAGGTATATAAAATATCCGCTTGTGTCAGTTGTTTTTTGAAATGATCATTACACACATCCAGCAAATAGTCGATTTCATGTTGTGTGATTTCAACATGATTTGGATCTGCTTGGTATTCTCGATCTGTGGTACCAATTAAAGTAAACTTATTCAAATATGGAATTGCAAAAACAATGCGTTGATCATCATTTTGCATGATAAAGGCTTTATCTTCAGGATACATTTTCGGCACAATAATATGACTGCCCTGAATCATGCGAATGGCATATTCAGATGCAACCTGTGCCGTATTTTTTAAAAATTGCGTTACCCAAGCTCCCGTTGCATTCACTAAAACTTTGGCTTGAATGGTATAACAGCCTTTCGCATTTTCTATTTCAACCCTCCATATTCCATTTTCTTGAGTCACAGCACGACAATAACTACGTGTTATAATTTTTGCACCTTTTTCTTTGGCTTGTAACGCATTCAAAATCACTAAGCGACTATCATCTACAGCACAATCTGAATATTCAAAACCTTGCATAATTTCATTTTTGAGTGGGCTATTTTCTGCCTGAAATTTCACATGACTAGAACCTGCCAATCGCTCTCTTTTACCTAAATGGTCATAAAAGAATAAACCTGTACGAATCAACCACGCAGGTCTTAAATGCGGCTGATGTGGCATGATAAAACGTAAAGGGCGAATAATATGTGGTGCTTTCACCAATAAAATTTCACGTTCCAATAAAGCTTCTCGAACTAAACGAAACTCTTTATGCTCTAAATAACGTAACCCACCATGAATCAGCTTACTACTTGCTGAAGAAGTATGGCTAGCCAAATCATCTTTTTCACATAAAAATACAGACAAACCTCGCCCTGCTGCATCGGCTGCGATGCCTACGCCATTAATACCACCACCAATCACACAGACATCATATACTGTTAAATGCTCTTGCATACCGCTCCCTCTTTTGATGATAGTTATAGTTGTTATTTGAAATCAGATATTTGATTAAACTGAACCTATATTTAGATGATTTATACACTACTCAGCATTCTGTAAAATACAGCAGTTTTATGAAGTATCAGTTTAACTCCTATGACAAAACTACTTTATCCATCACTTAGATGTGTTCACAACCAAGTCAACCTATCCCAATTTATAACATTAAGTTTCAAAAATATGGCATATAAAAAGGATAATTTTCATCTATTAAATTACTACTCAGTGTCTGCTTGATGACTGTTATTCTTTATAAAGATCAAAATGAATATTGCTTAACTATTGATAAGCAATTAAATATTCTTATTTTGTTTTTTACATACTCAATATATAGCTGCACTTTTTTTGTAATTTAGTTTTAGCAAAGCTATTTTAGGAATAGGCAAATCAGTCATCGTTTAATCTTTAGAGCTATGGCATACTTAAAACAACAATCGTGTGGAACGTACTAAAGATGAAAAAAATTGGATTATTAGGTTTAGGATTCGTTATTTTAGGGTTAAGCGCTTGTCAAACCACACCTCGTCAATACAACGGCGTAACGGGTTATCAAATTGAAAATCAAACAGCCGACACTGTAACGCTTGCATATACTTTAGCAGGACGAGCAAACCAACAATTAGATGCCAACAAACTGCAACGTGCATGTCAAAAAGTTTTAGGTGCGAACAAAACCTATAAAATTTCTGTGTTGAGTATTAATGAAATTGCCAATCCTGCTGCAATTCCTGATGAGCAATATGGGGTTCAACTAGGACATTCACGTACTTCAGTAGGTTTATCCAACACGCAAAGCGTAAATAGCAGTGAAAACTATGCGACACGTCAAGCGCTTGAAACTCGCCCAAGTACATTACATGTGGTCCGCTATACTTGTTCGTAATTTTTTAAATGGTTTTTAATCAATAAAATAAGACGCTTTTTATAGCGTCTTATAGAAACTTACATTACGAAACTCCTTGGCTTCATCCAAATCAGGCCAAGTCGTCGCACTACGTTCATCCAACTTTTGATAGTGTGGATGACTAAAATTTTTCACCCGACTGTCTGCTACCCACACTTCAGGGGCAAATTTTAAAAACTCATCCAAGAAAAAACGGTTGCATTGATCATATAAAACATCGGCTGCGAGTAAAACATCCACTTGCTCGGCTTTATATAGATCATCTAAATATTCAAGTTCGACATTATTTAGTACAGCATTTTCACGACAAGCATTTAAGCTCACTTGATCAATATCGCAACAAATTACACGTTTCGCCCCTGCTAGTTTTGCCGCAATAGCAACCACACCTGAGCCTGCGCCAAAATCCAGCACTACTTTATCTTTAACATGATGTGGTTCTGCAAGTAACCATTGCGCCATAGCCAAACCTGATGCCCAGCAGAAGATCCAATACGGCGTATCATTCCATATTCGACGAATGACTTCATCATCCAAACGATCTGTTGGAAATACAGGCGGAATTAACCATAGGGAAATTGGTGTATCTGGTAATTGCTGAGCATGTAATTCACAGTACGGAATGACTTCATGCAAAGCTTCTAGTAGGTGTTGTGGGGCTTTTGGAAATTGAAATGTACAGCTCATAGTTTCTTTTAATTCATTTTAATGTTGAGAGTCCCCTCTCCTTTCAGGAGATGAGTAGCACTGCTACAAAGGGATAAGCTCTCCCCATCCCCTTGCAAAGCCATGCTTCTCATCCCTAAGGGAGAAGGAGCAAAAGCATTAACCCAATTCTTTCTCAGCCGCCTCAACAGTCTGACGAATTAACGTAGTAATCGTCATCGGTCCTACACCACCCGGTACAGGTGTATAAGCAGAAGCAATTTCTTCGATACCTACAAGCTGAATATCGCCAACACCACCGCCATCACGTGGATGGAAACCAGCATCAACCACTACAGCGCCTGGCTTAATCCAATCTTTTTGGATCAATTCAGCTTTACCTACCGCCCCTACAAGAATATCCGCTTGCTTCACAAAGCTTGCTAAATCTTGAGTACGGCTATGACAAATCGTCACAGTGGCATTCGCTTCAAGTAACATTGCTGCCATGGGTTTGCCTAAAATTGCTGAACGACCGACGACAACCGCATGCTTACCAGCAATTTCAATATTATTTTCTTTTAAAATCGTCATGATGCCGGCGGGCGTCGCTGAACCATATGCAGCCTCACCCATTGCCATACGACCAAAACCAAGACAAGTTACCCCATCCACATCCTTTGCCAATGAAATTGCATCGAAGCAGGCACGTTCATCAATTTGCGCAGGTACTGGGTGTTGTAAAAGAATGCCATGTACATCAGGATTAGCATTTAATTTTTCAATTTCAGCCAACAATTGCTCAGTCGTCGTTTCTGTTGGTAATTCAACTTTTAAAGAATCCATACCAACACGACGACACGCATTCCCTTTCATACGCACATATGTTGCAGATGCACCATCATCCCCCACTAAAATCGTTGCTAGAATTGGGGTACGACCTGTTTTTGCTTTTAACGCTTCTACACGTATTAACAAGTCAGCTTCAATTTGTTTTGCCAATGCACGACCATCTAAAACTAATGCCACGGCACATCTCCAATGTTGATCTGAATCAATTTCGCACATAATACATGATTATTTTGACTATTTTATTCTATATGCCGAAATTATGTGCATATACATTCTGATAAGTATTGTTTTTTTTTCAAAGATTGCTAATATGTGCATCACCAAGAGATGGCGGGGTGGCAGAGTGGTCATGCAGCGGACTGCAACTCCGTGTACGCCGGTTCGATTCCGACCTCCGCCTCCAATCTTGTTTAGCCCGAGTGGTGAAATCGGTAGACACAGGGGATTTAAAATCCCCCGCCCACAAAGCGTGCCAGTTCGAGTCTGGCCTCGGGCACCATTTTAATACTTCTTAAAATGGTGCAATAAAATTTCCAGCGATCAGCTGGTTTTTTTATGCCTAAAATTCATTACCCCATGTTTAATCTCTTACACCTGGGACCAATAATAATCAAAATAAGTAAATTTTCATCAATCCCTTGCCCAACTTTCCACTCAACACGTACAATGTTGTAATTTTTAAATTTTGTGGTTTGATAAGGCTGTGTAGTGAATTCACTACATTTCCCTACTGACGAATATGCGCACATCCCAACAAGTTTCTATTTATTTACAGCAATTGCAGAAAAAATACCCTCAGGCATTTAAACGTAATTATTTGTTTTATAGTCAAATAAAAACCAAAGGAATTTTGGATGAATTGCGTGAATTTATTCCTTGGGTGCTTGCTGTTATGATTTTTGTCAGCATTGATTTTGTATTAGGAAATTATATAGCAACTCATTTTCAACAATTTGATGCTACACAAGCCAAAGGGATTGCCATACTGATTATCATGTTATTTTTCATGTTGATCGTACCCATAATCATTAAGCAAATTAAACACAGTTCCACGCATCTTTATCAACAATTTAAAAATATCCCACTTAAACTTGCGGTTATGATTATTCTACAAAGCCTAAATATTGCTTTTATTCAAAGTATGTTCTTACAAGGTGTCTTATTTTTCTTTGCCTTAAGTTTTGGTTTTGTCAAATTTTATAAAGAAAATATGTTCAGAGAAAGCACCAGTCATATTGATTATTACCAATTACAACAAGTACGTCGTGCCTGTTTTTGGTCATATAAACAAGCCCTAAAAGCCAAATCAAAGTTGAAATATTTAAACAAAAATTCTGTAAAAGCGCAGCAAGCACAAACACAACTTGCGCAATATTTAGAATTACATTTACAACTTTTAAAATATGAAAATGAAATGTCCAAGTCTTATAAATTTATCGACTTGGACGAATATATGGATAGTTTGATGTGATTTGCTAAAAATTATCACTTAAATCATTTGCATGGTTTAAGCTATTTTTGCCACATCTTTCATAACCCTAAGATTGTCATCCATCACCACTGTGTAGTTTCTTTGTGTATCGATTGCATATTGTTTATCTTTGATTGTATTTACAAAAATCCAATCCGCTTGCACATTTTTCTCAGTGAAAGTCACTAACAAATATCCTCTTTGATTTAGATTGGTGTATGCCAATTCATCAATCAATGTGGTAAATGCCATTTCAAACTGCTGCAACTGCGCCAGTGGAATATTCAAGTATTTTTCCATGCCTGGCGAACTCACCGAACTGGTCGCAAGTTCTACACCAAGCAAATCCCCTGTTTGACTATGCAAATTTGAGAACCATGCATTATGGGTATCTCCTGCCAGTACCACCACTTTCTTTTTCAAGCTTTTTAAAGTGCCATATAAAATTTCACGCTCGGCATAATAACCATCCCAAGCATCAAGATTATAAGGTGCGACATTAGTCACACGTGCTTTTTCAGCTTCCGTCAAACGTGGATCATTTTGCATTAAACGCATTTTTATTGTGACTAATTCTGTGATTTGCTGATTCATTTTCAGCAAAGTGTCATTAGTCACATTTCCACTGATGATTGCTGCTAATGACATTAGCAGTTCTGCAGGAATGAGCATTTTAGACATCAATACTTGTTGTCCCAGCACACTCCATGTTGCTGTTGACTGTGCTAATTTCTTTTGCAACCAGTCACGCTGAGTATAACCCATCAATGTCCGCATCGGATTGGTTAAATCAGCCTGAAAACGTTTTGTGTCCAATCCTGTTGCCGTCATATAGTCTGCATAGTCTAATTGTTGATCACGTGCCAAAATACGTGTATCTAACATGGTCAGCTCAACCAAACTGCCAAAATTAAACTGACGATAGATATTTAAATGATCATTTTCAGAAATAGGACGAATTGGCATCCATTCAAAATAGGCTTGCAAAGCTGCCAATTTACGTTCAATAAATTTACCTTCATTGTCTTGA
Encoded here:
- the glpD gene encoding glycerol-3-phosphate dehydrogenase — protein: MQEHLTVYDVCVIGGGINGVGIAADAAGRGLSVFLCEKDDLASHTSSASSKLIHGGLRYLEHKEFRLVREALLEREILLVKAPHIIRPLRFIMPHQPHLRPAWLIRTGLFFYDHLGKRERLAGSSHVKFQAENSPLKNEIMQGFEYSDCAVDDSRLVILNALQAKEKGAKIITRSYCRAVTQENGIWRVEIENAKGCYTIQAKVLVNATGAWVTQFLKNTAQVASEYAIRMIQGSHIIVPKMYPEDKAFIMQNDDQRIVFAIPYLNKFTLIGTTDREYQADPNHVEITQHEIDYLLDVCNDHFKKQLTQADILYTFSGVRALCNDDSDQASTVTRDYTLTLNHDVDQAPLLSVFGGKITTYRKLAESALEKIQPFFKDVGKKWTEKAVLPGAENLHSVDALVEQILVRIKAVQLETAVRWAHAYGTRIWKILENISHVQALGQDFGYGLYAQEVDYLVEHEWAISSEDILKRRTKLYLEFDTEQVQILDAYLLALHERRLQKDVA
- a CDS encoding class I SAM-dependent methyltransferase → MSCTFQFPKAPQHLLEALHEVIPYCELHAQQLPDTPISLWLIPPVFPTDRLDDEVIRRIWNDTPYWIFCWASGLAMAQWLLAEPHHVKDKVVLDFGAGSGVVAIAAKLAGAKRVICCDIDQVSLNACRENAVLNNVELEYLDDLYKAEQVDVLLAADVLYDQCNRFFLDEFLKFAPEVWVADSRVKNFSHPHYQKLDERSATTWPDLDEAKEFRNVSFYKTL
- the folD gene encoding bifunctional methylenetetrahydrofolate dehydrogenase/methenyltetrahydrofolate cyclohydrolase FolD yields the protein MALVLDGRALAKQIEADLLIRVEALKAKTGRTPILATILVGDDGASATYVRMKGNACRRVGMDSLKVELPTETTTEQLLAEIEKLNANPDVHGILLQHPVPAQIDERACFDAISLAKDVDGVTCLGFGRMAMGEAAYGSATPAGIMTILKENNIEIAGKHAVVVGRSAILGKPMAAMLLEANATVTICHSRTQDLASFVKQADILVGAVGKAELIQKDWIKPGAVVVDAGFHPRDGGGVGDIQLVGIEEIASAYTPVPGGVGPMTITTLIRQTVEAAEKELG
- a CDS encoding alkaline phosphatase D family protein yields the protein MSNSISRRKLIQSTLAGFGALSLPISLTACGDDKDSNVVEPSIKVEFLHGVASGDPFKDRVILWTRLTPQDTALRLEVVWEIASDEKFIHIVNSGKVQTSRAQDFTVKVDADKLRANQHYYYRFKFGNVISPIGRTKTLPEMTHKVQFAVCSCSNYPAGYFHVYKEMAKQDVDVIIHLGDYIYEYGQDGYATEDAVKLGRTLAADNNKEIISLDDYRKRYALYRADLDLQAAHQRHPFIVVWDDHELSNDTWKEGAENHQDNEGKFIERKLAALQAYFEWMPIRPISENDHLNIYRQFNFGSLVELTMLDTRILARDQQLDYADYMTATGLDTKRFQADLTNPMRTLMGYTQRDWLQKKLAQSTATWSVLGQQVLMSKMLIPAELLMSLAAIISGNVTNDTLLKMNQQITELVTIKMRLMQNDPRLTEAEKARVTNVAPYNLDAWDGYYAEREILYGTLKSLKKKVVVLAGDTHNAWFSNLHSQTGDLLGVELATSSVSSPGMEKYLNIPLAQLQQFEMAFTTLIDELAYTNLNQRGYLLVTFTEKNVQADWIFVNTIKDKQYAIDTQRNYTVVMDDNLRVMKDVAKIA